The DNA window ACTCTGGCGGATAATAATCATAAAGTTCTTTGAATTCGATTTTAGGCAATCGAGAGGCAAATTCGAATGAAGACCGAACAAACATTTTTTGTTGCAAATTCTCAGTGATTCGCAATTGCATTAAGGACAACACACCTACCAAAGCCACCCCAATAACAACGAGAATGACCAAAACAATCCAAGAAGCGCTCACGCGACCCGATTGAATAAAATTGACAATAGACTGAATTCCTAACGGAAGTGATAAACTCACTATTCCCGCGAAAATGGCGTAAAAAAAGATTTGAGAAACATCTTTTTTGTCTAATTCTAAGAGATTGAATAATCGTTTTAATGATGTCATTTTTTATTTTTTAAGTAAATTTTCTACTAAGTTGATGTAAAAATCGGTTGGACTAATACTTTCGCTGCAATTGGTTATGGTTTTTAAATGGTCTTTTAAAAAATGCTGATGCAGCGCCCCTTCAACGATCGAGGACGACAAGCTTTTTGCAAATTCGTAATTTGGATTGACCTCAAGAATCATTTCTAAAATCCGATTAATGACTCTTTTATAAACCAAGAAAAAGCCTTCCTTGTTCTCTTCGTCGACCTCCTTGGTCAATAAAGTTTTAGTGAATTCTTGTATGATGATTTTATTCAAAATCGCTTCGTTAACGTGTAAAGTGGATGCGTCATCTTCGATTTTTTCTGTTACCACGACAATACCCTTTTTAAGCCGTTCCATAGGATTGTCGATGTTGATGGTGGCGAACGCCAGTTTATATTCTATCCAACCCCAATACCACGAAGAGAGATACAACAACATTTTGTGTTTGCTTTCGAAATAGCGATAAATAGAGCTTTCGTTCGAACCAATTTTTTCTCCTAATTTCTTAAAAGTAAAATCTTCAAAACCGATGCTATCGATAAGAATGATGCTTTCTTCAATAATTTTTTTGCCTAGTGCAGAAGTTTCAGGGTCTTTTACAAAAAGCTTTGTATTAACCTGAATTTTAATATTTGCTAAAATCTGATCCACATTTATTTATTTTTTTTGCAAATATAATAGTAATACTATCAAGTTTGACATTTTTAGTATTAAATTTATATTAAATAAACTCTCTTTGGGTGTATGACAATCACTAGTGGCCATCGAATGGGGTAGTTTGA is part of the Flavobacterium nackdongense genome and encodes:
- a CDS encoding TetR/AcrR family transcriptional regulator; the protein is MDQILANIKIQVNTKLFVKDPETSALGKKIIEESIILIDSIGFEDFTFKKLGEKIGSNESSIYRYFESKHKMLLYLSSWYWGWIEYKLAFATINIDNPMERLKKGIVVVTEKIEDDASTLHVNEAILNKIIIQEFTKTLLTKEVDEENKEGFFLVYKRVINRILEMILEVNPNYEFAKSLSSSIVEGALHQHFLKDHLKTITNCSESISPTDFYINLVENLLKK